The window TCGCGCATGTAacacgagcggtgtggtcagcatgttacccTCCAATGGACGCCCTGGAATCTGAGCCAATGATGACCCCTCCATTGAACGTCACCGCCAAGATGGTGGTCTGTAGGAGATCAAATGCAGAGCATGTATAATCAGCTAGATGGGGATAGAGGGAGCATACAATTACAATATAAGTTATAATAAAAATTATATATTTGTATGATCATATATTTATGACATTTATTATATCTGATCTAAGGTCATTTCCCTCCTTATGAATATGGTCTATACGAGGGGTGTTCAACATCCAGCCGGTGAGGGGGTCCAATCCGGGTGGTTTGTGTTAAAAAAgtctttaaaatgactaaaaccaaatcgaAATTGTGTAGAAATGAATTACAATCATACAGTTTCATACAGGGAGCATGGGAAATTCGATGGCTAGAGGACTATTTTTTATAACCAATAGAAATATAACCAATTTTCAGTGCAGCCCTCCCGACCTTGTTAAAAACTGAACGCGGCCCCCAGagcaaaatgagtttgacacccttgGTCTATAGTCAATGGATGGGCTGTAGTTGGGATTTTGGGAGCATGTACGTAGGTGAATTTCTACCCTGAGTTTGAGTTGCAGATAAATGACTCGAAAACGAAAGTAAATTCAGCCCTTTGTTCTTCAGAAAATATGAAGTTATTATTAAGTTAAATGTATAAACGTTTTACATGAATTTCAGCTTTAGTGTACCGAGATGAATTAATGACAAAATCAACAAGGCAACCTAGAACTAAAATCCTCATAAATTCAGGTAAATTGGTCCCAaaatgtaggctactgtatatcGCTGTTTCAATTTAGGAAAATGTATAACATGATCAGATACAAAATATAACAAATGTTTTACTTACGCCTGTGCTAACTCCTTTGATTTGAGAGTCCATTAAGTGTCTTTCCATTATTAAAACCGATTAAAGAGGGATAAAACTGTGTTCCttagtcacatactgtagggtcACATCAGATCGAGAATATTGCGACCTCGTGCGACGTGCAAAGGGTTGTAAGGGAAGTCAGAAGTGAGTGAAAAATAACCTTTTCAGGTATGGCGCTATCAAATGTTCTCGAAATACCTACATCGGGATTTAATTTCGAGAACGTCGCCAGGTATGATTTCCCTTTTATTTTTAAGGATAATAACATTGAGTTTGTTTTGTAAATCGTAATCCAAACTAAGCCTATGTCAAAAGTGAAAGTAATAAATCTCGTATTATCtatgaaaatatgttttataaaAAGACCCGCAAGACTAAATCATTTTTAAGGCTGCATTTGATTCTTTCTGCATTTTCTTTTAATGAAAGTCATACTACTGTGTGTTAATCAGCTGATTGCAATGTTATTGATCTGGTCACCATTAGATAGGGCTTTTCTTTGTATGATTTTGTGGTACACTGTATTGGTATTGTGTATTTGATTGGTTTATATCTTCATCAAACAGAAATGTTGCTCTGGAGGGCCTGCTTGAGGGAGGACAGACCAAGACCCCTAAGCCTATGAAGACTGGGACCACCATAGCTGGACTAGTGTGCAAGGTGAGAGTGATGTCCACTGAAATGGGAAGGAATCTCTAATAAGTGGAAGATCCATATAGCGGGCCAATTTTCAGTGGTCCCATTTAATGTATTTTAAGTAAATTTAACATAATATAATGAACCAGTGCTTGCATTGAATTTCTCAAgttatatttgtgttttttgttaataataataataatatatttgatTGTGACATATTTGGACTGACATACTGTAGGTGCAAGTACTTATTTTGGTTGCTGGTACTtcttatatttaggtgcaggtgctccacaatacttttgagataATATTATATaacaggaacaggagctcaagcagtagaacatttgaggtgccagTACTCAGCTCTGGTGAGCACaagcccaagtcaagcactgtactgaacaaaaatataacatgtcaagtgttggtcccatgtttcataaactgaaataaaagatcccagaaatgttccgtaTGCACAAAACAACAGTTTCTCTCAAATTGCCTGCACAAATGTTTTACATCCCGGTTAGTGAACAatttcatccacctgacagatgtggtatatcaagaagctgattaaacagcaggatcattacacaggtgcaccttatgctggggacaagaaaaggccactctaaaatgtgcagttctgtcacacaacataatgccacagaggtctcaagttttgagggagcatgcaattggcatgctgactgcaggaatgtccaccagagctgttgccagaggatttaatattaatttctctaccataagccgcctccaatatCATTTTAGAGTTTGTCAGTACatccaaacggcctcacaactgcagaccacttgtaacgacgacagcccaggacctccacatccggcttcttcacctgcgggatcatctaaGACCAGTCAACCCTGACagatgatgaaactgtgggtttatacaaccaaagaatttctgcacaaactgtcagaagccatctcagggaagctcatctgtgtgctcatcgtcctcaccagggtcttgacctgactgcagtttggcttcataactgacttcagtgggcaaatgctcacctttgatggctattggcacactggagaagtgtgcttttcacagatgaatcccggtttcaaatgtaccgggcagatggtaaATAATGTGTATGGCGATGTGTGGGGGGGGAgtgatttgctgatgtcaacattgtgaacagagtgccccatggtggtggtggggttatggtatggacaggcataagcgacggacaacgaacacaattacattttatcgatgAAAATTTGAATGCGCaaagataccgtgatgagatcctgaggcccattgtcgtgccattcatccactgccatcacctcatgtttcagcatgataatgcacggccccatatcGCAAgggtctgtacacaattcctggaagctgaaaatgtcccagttcttccatggcctgcatactcacagacatgtcacccattgagcatgtttgggatgctctggatcgacgtgtaccacagcatgttccagttcccgccaatatccatcaacttcgcacagccattgacaACGGACAgcgaacacaattacattttatcaatgaaaatttgaatgcacaaagatacagtgatgagatcctgaggcccattgtcgtgccattcatccactgccatcacctcatgtttcagcatgataatgcacggccccatgtcgcaagggtctgtacacaattcctggaagctgaaaatgtcccagttcttccatggcctgcatactcacagacatgtcacccattgagcatgtttgggatgctctggatcgacgtgtaccaCAGCAAGTTCCAGTTCCCGCTAATATCCAGCaattttgcacagccattgacgAAGAGTGGGACAaccaggccacaatcaacagcctgatcaactctatgtgaaggagacgCTGCATGAGTCAAATTTGCATGAGGCAAATTATtgtcacaacagatactgactggttttctgatccatgcccctactttttctttaaggtatctgtgaccaacagatgcatatctatattcccagtcatgtgcaatccatagattagggcctaatgaatatatttAAATGGGCTggtttccttctatgaactgtaagtcagtacaatctttgaaattgttgcatgttgtgtttacatGTTTGTTCCCTGTACCTTATCATGATCCTTGCCTGTCTATATGTGACTTAAAAAAGACAATAATGATGGACAGAATGTATTGAAATTAATTGGGTATTAAATGGAGTGTTCTTTGGGCAGGAGGGAGTGGTACTGGGAGCAGACACACGGGCCACCTCCGGTGAAGTGGTGGCTGATAAGATGTGCGCCAAGATCCACTACATCTCCCCCAATATATAGTGAGTAGGCCTACACCTGTTTTAAGGGATAGTAAATGTGTGACTTATGTTTAGAATGGAATTGATTgtcgtgtgtgtgtaagagagaagtGGGAGAGTAGTGAAAAAAATGGAGGCTGTCCCTTTTATTTGAGATATCCATGCCTGCACGCACATCCATTGttctcctgtcctgtctctcctgtctactccctctctcagctGCTGTGGTGCAGGAACTGCAGCGGATACAGAGAAGACGACCGACCTGCTCTCCTCCAACCTCACCATCTTTTCTATGAACAGCGGCAGGAACCCACGTGTCGTGATGGCAGTAAACATACTGCAGGACATGCTATTCaggtgtgtgtgcgagtgtgtgtatcTTTACCACTCTCCAttacagcagtggttcccaactccggtcctcgaGTAACCCCAACAGCACACGTTTTTGTCGAAGCCCcagacaaacacacctcattTAACTTGTCAAAgggttgatgattagttgacaagtagaatcaggtgtgcttgtccggggCCAAAACAGAAatatgtactgttgggggtactcgggGAAcagagttgggaaccactgcattGGAGTATTAAACATTACACTTTGTTAGAGCATTTAAGTGGCAATCTGcagtttaaaaaacaacaaagcAGTTACCCAGACACagatttggtaaacagctgagggatggggctggagaaatggaaccactcTCAAATTAATCCACAAAGCAATGGATGAAAGGACTGACCATCTGCGAGGTCagttattataatattttttactatggcctagattcaatcagatcagtgTTAACCTGCGATAACCAACAATCACATTTCACAGTTTTTATTCAGGCGATGTCAGAGGTTTAATGATTCGGTGAGCGGCTGCTCGTGTGGTTATTGTCACAAAGCCACGCCATTAGCGTTACaagttcagaacgagaaagtgtaggctctgTAGAAATAATGACGCTCAAATTGGAAATCATTAAACAAAATAATAAGGGtttctatcagcctaatcgaggtgtagattaTGTCGCACATTCCGGTGTTCAAACCTGTAACacggctgcatgggatttctacTACTGCGACTCTAGTGCATCCTATGGCAATGTCGGCGATAGGTATAATGTCGGCGATAGGTATAATGTCGCCGATAGGTATAATGTCGGCGATAGGTATAACGCCGGCGAACCACTTCTGGGTTTGACCACTCCAACGCAGTTACACCTCCGACATTGCCTAAACAAAAGCTATGCTATGCTGTTGTCGGTTATCGCTGGTTAAAGCTGAACTGACTGAATCTAGgcccatgttttgaggctattcCAGTGTTTGTCTACAAATACATTGTTTATAAACAGTGGAGTTAAAAATGCttctattttgggttctgatagggGTACGACAGTTGAGCTAATAAgcccatgaggcatttataagttacactcttcaagaatcaatgggtatatatcattcatttaaaagtccaaaaatggatgtagcaatcgCAGATTGCCCATTTAAACATGACTGTCTGTTGAAAAAACTCACCTCAACCACGCTCCAATGTAACAGCCTTTCATGTCAGATAAGTTTGCTTCAAAATAGCAATTCTTGTTTGTTAATAATCTATCTCATAATTCTCTCATAGGTACCGGGGCCAGATAGGGGCCAGTCTAATCCTAGGAGGGGTGGACTGCAGCGGCAATCACCTCTACACAGTGGGGCCCTATGGAAGCATAGACAATGTGCCATACCTTGCAATGGGTGAGGGACTGCTACTGTGTCAAGCATACATAAGCATACACCCATATACTGTTATTGTTTGGGCCATTATTAGTTGATTAATCAACTAGTCATGAATAATCtataaataattacatttagttgattcatatttgtgttttacttTGAATTGTGTTTTGTGTAGGGTCTGGAGACTTGGCTGCTTTGGGGATTCTGGAGGACAGGTTCAAACCTAATATGGAGGTTTGTGACTTTTCCTTAGGCAGGCTAGAAGTTGTCATACATTTAGTTCATATGCTATCGCGTCAACAGAGTTCAAGTCTCAAGAGTTAAGTCAATGGACTCGCCATAAAGAATGCATGAGATTTGTTTACATTAATCTGAATGTTTTGCAGTCCTACCTCCCCCATCCCAGTCCTTCATTCACTCCCCATTCCTGTGTCCTACTAGATGGAGGAGGCTAAGGAGCTGGTCCGGGATGCCATCCACTCTGGCATCATGAGTGACCTGGGCTCAGGAAACAACATAGATATCTGTGTCATCACTAAACAGGGGGTGGACTACATCAGGCCGTACCAGGAGTCAGAGTACAAAGACAAGAGGTAAATGATGTCACCATCCTCAGATTCTGCTTCAAGTATTAGTCTAGACAGCATATTTGCGAAAATTATTGTTGTTTGTCAAAACAGTGGTTcatttctctcacttctctctcattcccactctctctctctcaccctctctcattcAGGCAGAAGAGATACAAGTATGGTCCAGGTACAACATCTATTTTGACAGAGAAAATAGTCCCTCTGGAGCTGGAGGTAGTGCAGGAGACAGTCCAGCAGATGGATACTGCCTGAACCTGACCACTCAGAAACGACAAAGAGAGGCTGGAGACAGTCACACAGAGGCTAATCACAATATTCAGACATAAAAGAAATGAATAAAAGACACCTAATAATGACAAGACTTGACTACAAGGTGACACTACAATGCAAAGCCATAAAAACCTTGTGACATAAAGATCTTAGTTGAATGAACTGTAGGCAGCGATACATTTTGAACAGGTATAAAATACCTAAGCTAGTGGGTGAAATATTGGAAAGTGATTGATTGAATAAAAAGTCTACATTATTTTTCATGAAAATGTGTTGAGTTTTCCCTCCTCACTTTTAGCTTTCCCTTTTAGCACAGTTCTCACATCATCTTCATTTTGGTGTGTTTTTAATAATCTTGCCATGGTTCACCAATGAAGAATATACCTGCTACTACCTTCCAGGGGATTTCGATATTTTAAATGTTTCAAATAGTGAACAAATTGTGAAacgcaatacaccataatgttaaccACATGAAACCTCCTAACAGGTCTCCATATTTACTGACGACGATGCCACAAATAATGCTCAGCGATTGGCAAAATGTGTGATACATTTACACTCAATTTACTGTATTTTGTTGTGATATATTATGGCAAAACTTCCAAGACTATGAACACTTGTTTATCAGTATGACTATAggcttggctaggctaggctattgTCAAATACACATTAGCCTATAGATGCTGTGTTGGTAACTTTTACGATCACGAATGAGAAATTACCTTAAAAACCCTTTCGGTTTCGTGTGCATTGTAAGGAAAGACATTTCCTTGATGCAACCGAGCGAAGTAAGGCTGTATTTTTTCTTTCAGATTTAATGAAGAGATAGCATATATTGTTATATTTGAGCCTACATTCGTATATTTGATTGAATCAGTATGGCCCTTTTCGATGTAAGTGGTTATAAATCCCACTCGGAACTTCGTGGGCAGATTATTGGAACAGGAGTAGGGCATTTTATCGACCGACCGAATCAGCAATTTTCTGTTCCCGTTGGAGTGGATGTGAGTATCCTATTCATTTTTAATAAGAAATATTGGAAATTGTATTTCATGATATTCAATTTTAAAAAATGGCAATGCATCAATTAGTCTTCGTATTAGTTTGTTAAAGGAGACCGTGATCTTGGGTATGTGCCAAAATCAATTTTAAGCTTCTTTCAATTTGCACGTAGTTTCTGTTTCTTCTGTGGTGCTTATGTGAAGTGAACTATTCTTATGTGAAGTGAACTATAGAATTACGCATGGTTCAATGGAGAAGCACAACTCACCTCAGGCACAGTTTTACGCACGCCACGCACAACCATACATGTGCGCGCACGCTCCAGAAAAGATGCTGACTAAAGCTGCTGTCTCACTCATTTTTAAACGGTTGGATCCATCTATTTCTCAGTTCCCCTCtatattgctctctttctctctagccctCAGGGTTCCTCAAGTCATGCAGCCGTGAAGGTGGTGTGTCCATAGATCTGAACCATGGTACTACTACCCTGGCTTTCACATTCCGCCATGGTGTCATTGTGGCTGTGGACTCGAGGGCCTCAGCTGGCAGCTACATTGGTAAACATCATATTCCATAAGGTTTAGCTTCACCCCATCAGCCTTGCGGAGTCTTCAGTGCATGTGGTTCAGATTTATAATTTAAGAAAATTAGCTTTAATCTCTCATACACTTGTGTTCATCTGACAACACCTATACACAGTAATACACCAGTAATAGCATATATACTTCAtatatgtcatttagcagacagttttatccaaagtgatttacagtcatgcgtgcatacattttacatatgggtggtcccgggaatagaacccactaccctggcgttacaaccaccatgctctaccatctAAGCTATAAAGGATCTATGACATACTACTGTTACTTCTATAACTGCCCACTGTATTGCGAGTACTAAACCAAATTTACAAGTGGTGTTTGTAAGCTCATCCATTTTGATGTGATTTACCTTGGAAGGTTGATGTGATTAGCCTTGAGTTGGTCCATTTAGAGTTCTGTTCCAGAAGCAGTCGTAGACACATCCGACACCTCCAGATGCAGAATGTATCTCAGTTTCCCCGGACATCTATAACCAAACATAAAGCAACCATTCTCTAACCCTGTTGCCGTGTCTTTGTCTTTCCCTGCAGAGTCGAAGGAGGCTAACAAGGTGATAGAGATCAACCCTTACCTGCTGGGGACCATGTCCGGTAGTGCTGCTGACTGCCAGTACTGGGAGAGACTGCTGGCTAAGGAGTGCAGGTCTGTTGGAGCTTGTCTCTGGGATTGAGTCCCGCTATACAGTTACACGGCGTTAATATCACAGTCATCA of the Oncorhynchus kisutch isolate 150728-3 linkage group LG17, Okis_V2, whole genome shotgun sequence genome contains:
- the LOC109907525 gene encoding proteasome subunit beta type-7, with product MALSNVLEIPTSGFNFENVARNVALEGLLEGGQTKTPKPMKTGTTIAGLVCKEGVVLGADTRATSGEVVADKMCAKIHYISPNIYCCGAGTAADTEKTTDLLSSNLTIFSMNSGRNPRVVMAVNILQDMLFRYRGQIGASLILGGVDCSGNHLYTVGPYGSIDNVPYLAMGSGDLAALGILEDRFKPNMEMEEAKELVRDAIHSGIMSDLGSGNNIDICVITKQGVDYIRPYQESEYKDKRQKRYKYGPGTTSILTEKIVPLELEVVQETVQQMDTA